The Streptomyces venezuelae genomic interval TCAGCGTCTCCGGCCAAGCCTCGACGAGGAGCTCGGAGATGGGCCGGCCTTGGGCGATGGACTCGCCGAAGTCGCCCTGGAGCAGCCCACTGAAGTAGTACCAGTAGCGGACGAAGAACGGCTCGTCCAGGTGGTACTGAGCGGTGAGCGTCGCTCTGATGTTGTCGGGTACGGGCTTCTCGCCGTACAGGTTCTGGATGGGATCGCCACCCATCTGCGTGACGAGAAAGTAGACGATCAACGTGGTGCCGATGAAGACGGGCACCATCTGAAGGATTCGTCGGATGACGAACCGGCCCATGGATCCTCCTCGCGAGAAGCGGCGGGGGCTGGTGTGCCGGCCCCCGCCGCCGTTCTCGACTCTTAAAAGTGGGTCAGATGCCTGAGGCCGTTAGGCCTTGGAGATCTTGGTGACGTCGACCCGGTTGAAGAGGTCCATCTCGACGTTCGACACGTTCTTGCTGTGCGCGAACACGTTCTTGCCGAAGCGGAGCGGGATCACGGGCATGTCCTGGACGAGGACGTCCTCGGCCTGCTGCCACAGCTTGATGGCCTCGGCGGACGTCTTCGCGGCGCGGCCGTCCTCGACCAGCTTGTCGAACTTCTTGTTGCTGTAGCCGTAGTAGTTCGAGGAACCACCGGTGGTGAACAGCGGGCCGAGGTAGTTCTCCATGGACGGGTAGTCCATGATCCAGCCCATGCGGAACATGCCGGAGAACTTCTTCTGCTCGACCTGGGTCAGCAGCTCGGCGAACTGCGGGACGGCCTGGCCGACGCACTCGACGCCGAGGTTCTTCTTGACCTGGTTGCAGGTGGCGTCCACCCACTCCTTGTGACCGCCATCGCCGTTGTAGCCGATGTTGATCTTGTTGCCCTCGATGCCGCCGGCCTTCGCGAGGAGAGCCTTGGCAGCCGCCGGGTCGAACTTGCAGGAGTCACCGCAGGTGTTGTCGCGGTAGCCGCCGACGACCGGGGAGACGAACGAACGGGCCGGGGACTGCGAGTCGTTGAGGATCACCTTGGTGATCTCTTCGCGGTCGATGGCCATCGAGATCGCCTTGCGGACCTCGGGCTTCGAGTACTTCTTGTCGTACGTCGGGAACGACACGAACTGGAAGGTCGAGGCCGGGGAGGACTTGAAGCGCTCACCGAACTGCTTCGGGGCGTTCGCGAGCTCGGAGCTCGGAACCTGCGGGATGACGTCCAGGGCGCCGGCGACGACGTCCTTATACATCGTCTCCTGCTTCTGGTAGATCTTGTACGTCACCGAGTCCACGAGCGGCTTGTTGGTGCCCGTGTAGTCAGGGTTCTTGACGACCTTGATCGACTTGTTGTGGTCCCACTTGCCCTCGATCTTGAAGGCACCCTGGCCGATCGGAGCCTGCTCGTACGCCTTGATGTTGGCGATCGCGGCGTCCGGCAGCGGGTAGAACACGGTGTAGCCGAGGACGGTCTTGTAGTCGGCGAAGGGCTTCGCCAGCTTGACCGTGAAGGTGGTCTCGTCGACGACCTTCAGACCCGAGAGCTCCTTGGCGGTCGGCTCGGGGGCCTTCTTCGGGCCCTCCTCGCCGTCCGGGTCCGCCGGGTTGAGGGCGTCGTAGCCGTCAATGGTGGCGAAGAAGTAGTTGCCGTCGGCCGCGTTCGGGCCGTAGGCGCCCCAGTTCCA includes:
- a CDS encoding ABC transporter substrate-binding protein, which gives rise to MRGAKSAKWVAGAIVVALAATACGGKDKAEEGEGKAKAGGAVSVGISEPKRLIPQTTTESEGSQVLDALFRPLVSYDAKNQPVEDAAESVTTTDNLTWTIKIKPGQKFHDGTPVTAKSYVQGWNWGAYGPNAADGNYFFATIDGYDALNPADPDGEEGPKKAPEPTAKELSGLKVVDETTFTVKLAKPFADYKTVLGYTVFYPLPDAAIANIKAYEQAPIGQGAFKIEGKWDHNKSIKVVKNPDYTGTNKPLVDSVTYKIYQKQETMYKDVVAGALDVIPQVPSSELANAPKQFGERFKSSPASTFQFVSFPTYDKKYSKPEVRKAISMAIDREEITKVILNDSQSPARSFVSPVVGGYRDNTCGDSCKFDPAAAKALLAKAGGIEGNKINIGYNGDGGHKEWVDATCNQVKKNLGVECVGQAVPQFAELLTQVEQKKFSGMFRMGWIMDYPSMENYLGPLFTTGGSSNYYGYSNKKFDKLVEDGRAAKTSAEAIKLWQQAEDVLVQDMPVIPLRFGKNVFAHSKNVSNVEMDLFNRVDVTKISKA